CTTTTATATAAAACATGGTCCCCTCCGCTGAGAGCTGATGCAAAGGGCGGTaagaggaagccatttgcagaGCACAGGAAGAAATGTTATGGAGCCTACCAACCCCAGGAATTACTCCACATACTCTAGAAAGCCATCTGCTGTCCCTTACCTATTAAAAAACTGGTTACAGATAGAAcagacttttaaaaatctccctgCTAGTTATCCCCCAAATGCTAAAGTCAAAGCACACGACCCTGTTATGGATCACTGGGATTTTCAGGGAAACTATGTCTGTGTAATGAATGAGAGAAGTGGCTTCCCTAAACGCTTCAGTTCCTCAGCATTCATCATGTTGTAACCAAAGAGCTTTAGCTAAATTCCTTTAGTCCTGATAACCTGACAAACCTGATAGGAGATGGCTGCTGCAGGATAATCAGAGAAAAAAGCAGGCAAAAGACTTTGGGGTCTGTACTCAATAAACTGTCTGACTAGCTTCCCTGATTAACAAATGTTTTTGGTGTCCTGAGATCTTTGGCTAATCAAGAGCATCATAAATTGCTAACAAAAAGACATAACCACAATGAATATTCATCTGTATATTCCAACCCTTCTGTGTCTTTGAGGAGCTGTTAAAATGAACGCTGATGGTTGCTGACTACCCTGTGTGGTGCGTTTGTGGGTTAATGTTTTTATGTTTCCGGATATTGTGCATTTCTTTACGGGAAATTTTATTTCCCAATTTCTTTACTCCTAAAAAAGGATAAAAAGTTGTTTCCCTCGAATTATATTAAAAATCACAGTACCTGTTCCCTTAATCCTGGGCTACTGGAATTGAGCGAACAACCATGCGGAATCCTTAGCGCCTATTGGCTCCCTTTATAAATAATTCATGACACAAAAAATAGTAAATCTTTATAACTTTCAGTGTTTATTCTCACATATGTACTCGGGATGGAATTAGACTTCATTGCAAACCTAAAAGCCGAAAGGCTGATTACTGGTGTTTACTCCAGAATGCTTCAGTACCACACAGAGTCAGATGATGTGCCTACAGTTGTCTAGAACGTAATTAAAAAGATTTGGTGACTCCTGAAGCTATTCTACAAAGCAGAATTTTAAACACATACATAAGTAATAATAAACACATTTTTCTAACTTTAAAAGGTACTTGAAAGAAAAGATGACACTACCCATAGATATGATGACATTAAAACACTGTCATTGATATTTTAGGTATCGTTCGGCTCCTAAACACCCATATCCAACCCAGTTCTGGGACTGTCTCACTGCCACGGTACACTTTATGACGACAGCAGAAGACTATGGGGTGGATCCCACCCGTATTATCATCTGTGGAGACAGCAGTGGAGGCACACTCGCTGCTGCTGTTTGCCAAACCCTTGTGGGTAGAACAGACCTCCCAAAGGCACGAGCCCAGATCCTACTCTATCCATTTCTCCAAGCTGTGGACTTTAATTTGCCTTCATATCAGCAAAACAGTTCAGTCCCCGTCCTGTTAAAGAAACGGACCCTCACACTTGGACTGCAGTATCTCAATAAGGATTTGTCACTGATGAAAGGTATCCTAGAAGGTTCCCATGTGCCTGAGGATTTGAAACTGAAGTTTAGCAAATGGCTGAGTCCAGACAATATCCCCATGGAATTTAAGATCAGAGGCTACAAACCACCTGCATCTGCTACATATTCAGAAGAACTTCATACTTTGGCCAAACCAGTTTTTGAGACAACCTTTTCCCCACTCTTAGCTGAAGATGCCATTGTTCGCCAGCTCCCAGAGACTTTCATCGTGACCTGCGAGTACGATGTGATCAGGGATGATGGACTGTTGTACAAGAAAAGATTGGAGGACAATGGCATTCCAGTAACTTGGTACCACATAAAGGATGGATTCCATGGAGTACTATTCCTAATTGACTATGGGTATATTTCATTTCCATGTGGAGAGAGAGCAATGCTCAATGTAGTAAACTTTATAAAAGGCTTGTAACCACCGcccctcaaaaaacaaaaatatctccCCCCGTCCCGTTCTTCAGAGCTGGGAGTCTTGCTTTCCATTCCCAAAGCGATACGTCTGAGTGGCCGCAGAAATTACAGAAAACTCTCAGATTTCAATTATCTTTGTCCAGCTCTGAAATACCAGATATGGGGCTGccccctctttccccacctgCGGCTGCTATTTCTAGCTGCTTGTGAgaagtgcagctagaggagcttAGGAATCTCTGTTTCTCCTCCTTCTGCTACTCAGCTGGTCTTCCAGGGAGAGATTTGTGCAGTGCTGCCCAGGGGATGGGAGAAAACTCTAGGGCTGGGAAACTGAACAGGCAAAAGGGATTTGGGGCTGAATCTGGAGGTAATGGTGAGGGGGGGTGAATTGGGGGAGCGGTAAGTGAAATGGTGACTCCTGGGGAGTTGAATCTGGagctggctgcagaggagcctaaATCTGATGGAGGCTGAATCCAGAGCAAATGCTGTAGGGCATAGAGAACTGAATACAGGGGTTGGATCTGGAGATGCAGGCAAAGAAAAAATGGTGGAAGGAAAGAGGAGGAAAGCAGGGGATCAGCTTGTGGAGAGCAGAGCAGTGCAAGTTATAAAGCCATAAAATATGAACAATATTTAATCAGGAGCTACATGCTGTTATGAGTTTCAAAGGTAAATGAAACAACCTTGTGCCAGGAGGTAGGAGACAGGGTTAGTGTGTCTAACCAGAGCAGTAATCAAATGGTATGCGCCACAGAGATGTTGCATAAAGTAAAGTTGTTTAGACTCGAACTTCTGTATTAAAGAGCCACCCATAAGGAAGAGGCTTTTACCTCAGTTTcaaaagcagcattttaaaaataaataattgttgACTTCCCATGAATGCCCTTTTTGATCAGCCACTGTAAAGAGGACATGTCACTATGGATTCTAGGCCGGTATTATCCAAAGCAGAAAGCAATTTCTGATAAAAAGAATGGATCCGTGAACACTCTACCATGCCATGGCAGAGAAAGAGCTgggataaaggaactgccaaCATTCAAATGGTCCGTATCCAGGAGCGAATAACGGATAAGCAAAAATGCCTTATGATTTTTAACGAGGTGGACAGGCACAAACAATGGAGCACATCATAGCTGAGCGTCCCCTTTGTTCTTTCGTCGGGGGCCTGAAGGACATTACCAGCTCACTGCTGTGGCGATGTGCTGGCTATCAAACCTAGATACAAATCTGTAGTCATTGCTACCTCCCCAAGCCATATGAAAGACGACGACTAGGTGGATGGAGCAAATTTGGTCTGAGCTCTTGGAAAATCCAGAACACCCCAAGATACACTGATTTTAAAGGACTGGTGatttgaggggtggggagaggccaaGTCACAATAGTCCTCCCCTTTCAGAGATACTCTCGAAGTCCTCCACACCAGCCCAGGCTGTCCTTAAGTCCACTGCCCTGTCTGTGCCACTCCCGCAATGACTAGAACGAATGATCCCAAGTTCACTGCCCAGATTGTGCCACTCATTCAGTGGCTGGTTGGGGAACCCAGGTCCATccctacactgggttccagcccaggggcaCCAGCATCTAAGGTCTGTACTACCAAGAACCTTCCTGCCACTCCCCTGGAATGCTTCCTGCCTGGCCTGTCCTAGGCTTGCATTCTCCACCCTTCTAGCCAAACCCCTATCTCCTGGATCTGCTACACAAACTCTTCCTTAGTAATCCCCACCCCTTTCTCGCCCTTGTCCCAGGGAGAAAAATTGCAACCTTCCTCCCTGCAGCTTCCTCGGTTTTATAGATGCCCCACCTGTTCTTGCACAAGTGTGCTTCCCTTAATTAGGGCTCTCCTCTCGGCCTAAATCTCTGCTGGCCCTGTTTGCAGACTAATGGGTTACTTGGCCCATCTGGCCTGCGTTTACCCCATCAGGGTGAGTATGGGGAGCATACCCCATCACAAGGTGATAACCTACATAGAAAAATGATACCAAGAAGATGATTATTCAATACTCTGAGGCCCTGAAATCTCAGTGCTCATTATTTGCAATAAACATAACTCCCTTTCAGAGAATATCCTACATGCTGAATAAAATATAATGAACATATTTATAATACATAGATACAGTGCAATACACAGAGGGTTAAGTATTTAAAATAACCTGATACCAATCAAAGCTCTCAGTAGCTCAAACAAAAACAGAGAGAATCTTACCCAAAAATAAGGGGAATAAGCCTTAATACTACTAAAGAGGTTGcggctgtttttaaaaacagtgaaAAAACTTTGAATGTAGAAAACTAAAATATTAAGCGTTGTTAATAATTGTGATTACACCCAACGGGTGATTTTCAAGAAAAAATAGTAAATAGCttagaaatcatttatttaaggTTTACAATTCAGAAATGTTTGTGTATGCGTGAAAATATGACTGTTGTACGTTTTTAATTTCGGGGACATAGTTTATATTAGTTGGCTTTCAGTAACAGAAGTAATGATATAAATTATTATGAATTGTAAACCTTTCAAACTGATTTTGATGGTATTGTCACTACCGGGGTAACTCATTCAACTAGGATCTGTATTAAGGATTAATGTTTGATAAATACAATCTTCCCAGAAGAGAACAGAATAAAGTTAGATCAAATTACCTTTGATATTACTTTGATTGTTGTATTGAagagctggagaagctggagtaAGATGGGTTTTAGAGACTGTGCAGGAAGGGAGAAGATAAGGGTAAGCTCAATGGTTGAGGTTTGCTGAGGGTTTAGGTCTGCGGGCATGGGGTGGAGGAAACTGGGGTGGGAGGCAGTTAGCTTTAATCGGATGTCCGGGGTAACTAGATAGTTTCAGAGACAAGCTGGGGCCAGCTGGGAGTTGGTAAATACATCACAGAATGTGAGAAGTTAGGAACAGCAGTAGGCAAAGGAGAAAAGAATGTTTTGAACCCGATGGATGAAGTGGACATGAATAAGTAGCTGAGGTGATGTAGGCTGAAGATGGGCATTAGTAAATATAGATATGGTTGAATGTGTTGGATTCTGAACTTTGTGGTCATTCAACAGTGGCGTAACTATTCCTGGGGACAACTGGAAGACACCCTTCCCATTTTACAAGGGTCATAGCACTGAAGATCATGCAAACTACAGTGCCATATTCTCTTTCCAGTGATGACATATCTGGCTGCAAATTCTACTGCTCTATGGTCCTCCAAAAATGTTggtataaagttttaaaaaaattgtaagaaAGCCAGTTCCATAAACTCTATGAAAAATGTAATACTTAAAAAGATACCTCAAAACCCTGTAAATAAATAGAACAAAAGGAGGCTTTCCTCATCCTAACTGACCACAGAGCCAAAAAAATAATGTTAAGTATCTCTCTACTTGTCCCATAAGTGTGGTGTATTAAGGTCTGTTTTGGAATTGCGAGCTATCACTTTAAGAGTATATGTGTGGAGGTTTCTGATCCTGCTTGCAGGTTAGGGGACTCTTTGGGGAAGGAAGTGATCAGTCAGTCTGGAAAGAGCCAGCTTAAAGCAGGGTGGGTGAGTTATGCCCATCTGCTTTAGGAAGCAACCTATATTCTCTGTCTCTGTGTTGGGGTTCTTGCGTGTAATCGCTCTGAATTCTAAGCAACGAAATATAGTGTTACACTGCAGCCTTCCAGCAAGGTATTTCTACATACTGTGAGCAAAACAATAAGGAGTAAAGTAATGTGCAGGATTTCAGTCATTCTGCAGCAGCTGAGCTGTTTCTTGTAGGaccgtagaactggaaggggcctgaagaggtcatctagaccagttccctgtactcatggcaggactaagtattatctagaccggtggtggacaacctgccctaagcaatttattccagtgtttaaccactggtgggccgcaagacagtttgtttacattgaccgtctgcaggcacggccgcccgcagctcccaggggctgtggttcaccgttcccggccaatgggagctgcagggagaaattccacaacctccctaggcaatttattccagcgtttaaccaccctgaagtttttaggaagtttttcctaatgtccaaactaaaccgcCATTGCTGCAATTAAAGCCCATTGCTTCTGGCCCTATTCTCAGAGgctaagaaaaatattttttctccttcttcagaaggggaggagacagaggaacaGTGGGAAGCAGCAAAGCCACGATGAACCTTGACTACGTTTAAGCTGGCGAAGTTTTCCAAAAGCATATAGGGTCCCCCTGCACACATCCTCCCACCCTCACAAAAAGGGATGGAGAGTGTGGTCAAATGATTAAAGCAAAGACTCTTGTGAGTTAGGATTCCTAGGTTTTATGCACACCCTCAGGGTGAGAGAGGTTTAACCCTCACATCATAGGAACTTGTCTTTCTGCAATACAAGGGTTAAACCCAGTTGTCCTCTTCTGATCTGTAGTCAGAGTTCTCCTTGCCTCCAAACTAGGaatagaatctatgaatcctagTCCCCAATCTCCTTGTTCTAGACCAGATTCTCATACAGTGCAAGGAATGCAGAATGCATGTGGACATAGTGGGGGCTAGCTTCTCTCAGTGGTTGCGGCAGTTTTGTTCACTCAATAAGTGGCTGTTAAACAAAACTAGTCATATAtgggatgttacatttaattgcTGAGATTCTAATGACTGAAAATTGTTTAACATAACATATAGATTATGAGCTCCTTAG
This window of the Mauremys mutica isolate MM-2020 ecotype Southern chromosome 21, ASM2049712v1, whole genome shotgun sequence genome carries:
- the LOC123354501 gene encoding arylacetamide deacetylase-like 4 codes for the protein MEFILEIFLVAFILLVALAFYYEHPKAEIPREVDQHIKLYIFHYFVNFAFGLGRICEKLGICKEVYLIRAFLYGIPPWNDANLFIEDLKFAKVSVRVYHPKVPSAGPRRGVLYLHGGIGQIGSIRMYERVCRFIARRSDSVVVCVGYRSAPKHPYPTQFWDCLTATVHFMTTAEDYGVDPTRIIICGDSSGGTLAAAVCQTLVGRTDLPKARAQILLYPFLQAVDFNLPSYQQNSSVPVLLKKRTLTLGLQYLNKDLSLMKGILEGSHVPEDLKLKFSKWLSPDNIPMEFKIRGYKPPASATYSEELHTLAKPVFETTFSPLLAEDAIVRQLPETFIVTCEYDVIRDDGLLYKKRLEDNGIPVTWYHIKDGFHGVLFLIDYGYISFPCGERAMLNVVNFIKGL